The following are encoded together in the Pedobacter steynii genome:
- a CDS encoding sensor histidine kinase: protein MKTAIYTIIHISVWLIAYSLTLKIASTSFFYNPVMWITGILAFYINICVFIPSYLHNNSRWFKYTCLTLLVITILSSIEFGLDYLLKLEPVFIRGRSPNTFVETIIIFGAIAFVKTIIVMPLSYLFQFIKDLIVYKKVSVFAEISLHILIIAMFYLLRIMEYPQWAPEKTPFLFLFKAVYSFILVTISLSFFYLNSFWFIPSFLTKGKYMLYFSSLILMIIGSVLLEWAIYSIPVFTPEQINVLTKTIVPSLAFKLLILLASFLYQFTKDWFKHENLRKKLESEKLLTELDLLKLQVHPHFLFNTLNNIYSQAMQEDSPKTVQSIARLSGLMRYMLEECNQDLVLVNRELEYIRDYISLQKLRIDQHNQIKADYKTDQSDTFLIAPMLLIPFIENAFKYGISNKFVSFIHMKIEVTDGKLLFSIQNPIHEHKNRQISTGLGLLNVGRRLTHLYPDNHKLSINDKDGIFNVNLTIKLSYGLHSNRR from the coding sequence TCATATTTCAGTGTGGCTAATAGCGTATTCCCTGACCCTCAAAATAGCCAGTACGTCATTCTTTTATAATCCAGTGATGTGGATTACTGGGATATTGGCTTTTTACATCAATATTTGTGTATTTATTCCCAGCTACCTACACAATAATAGCAGGTGGTTCAAGTATACCTGCTTAACTTTACTGGTGATTACCATTCTTAGCAGCATCGAATTTGGATTGGATTACCTGCTAAAACTAGAGCCTGTATTTATCAGAGGCAGATCACCGAATACATTTGTTGAAACCATTATCATATTCGGCGCTATTGCTTTCGTAAAAACAATTATTGTGATGCCACTATCTTATCTTTTTCAATTCATAAAAGATCTGATCGTTTATAAGAAGGTGAGTGTATTCGCCGAAATATCTTTGCATATCCTCATCATCGCGATGTTTTACTTGCTCAGGATTATGGAATATCCGCAATGGGCACCGGAAAAAACGCCTTTTTTATTTTTATTCAAAGCGGTATATTCGTTCATACTTGTTACCATCAGCTTATCATTTTTCTATCTGAACTCCTTTTGGTTTATACCTTCTTTTCTGACTAAGGGGAAATACATGTTATATTTTTCATCGCTGATATTGATGATTATCGGATCAGTCTTGCTAGAATGGGCTATCTATTCCATCCCGGTCTTTACCCCTGAACAGATAAACGTACTAACGAAAACCATAGTCCCTTCGCTGGCATTTAAACTATTGATACTTTTAGCTTCCTTTTTGTATCAATTTACAAAAGACTGGTTCAAACATGAAAACCTGCGCAAGAAATTGGAATCAGAAAAGCTGCTTACAGAACTGGATCTTTTAAAGTTGCAGGTCCATCCGCATTTTTTATTCAATACGCTGAATAATATCTATTCGCAGGCTATGCAGGAAGATAGTCCCAAAACTGTTCAAAGTATAGCCAGATTAAGTGGTTTAATGCGTTACATGCTAGAAGAATGCAACCAGGATCTGGTGCTGGTGAATAGGGAACTAGAATATATCCGAGATTATATAAGCCTGCAGAAATTAAGAATAGACCAGCATAATCAAATTAAAGCTGATTATAAAACCGATCAATCCGACACATTTTTAATCGCGCCCATGCTATTAATTCCATTTATTGAAAATGCATTTAAATATGGAATCAGTAATAAATTCGTATCGTTTATTCACATGAAAATAGAGGTAACCGATGGTAAGCTACTCTTCTCTATTCAAAACCCAATTCATGAGCATAAGAATAGGCAAATAAGTACAGGGCTGGGCCTATTAAATGTCGGCCGGCGATTGACTCACTTATATCCGGACAATCACAAGCTTTCAATAAATGATAAGGATGGTATATTCAATGTAAATTTAACAATCAAGCTTTCATATGGACTGCATAGCAATAGACGATGA
- a CDS encoding LytR/AlgR family response regulator transcription factor, with the protein MDCIAIDDEPLALDVIEYHSERIPFININSVFTDAFKALDYLQCNAVNLVFMDISMPDISGLQLIKSLPDPPMVIFTTAFSNYAAESYEVNAVDYLIKPIEFDRFLIACNKANAIYKREMNPENVPSGKFMIIKSGHESFKINFEDVQYIEAEGNLVNFVASDKKVVTRLSIKEVLKLLPKEQFIQVHRSFIISLSYLKKFENHQLIVADRSIPLGGIYKQQFIDLLNGNKTKSTS; encoded by the coding sequence ATGGACTGCATAGCAATAGACGATGAGCCGCTGGCGCTGGATGTGATCGAATATCATTCAGAAAGAATTCCGTTCATTAACATAAATTCGGTATTCACCGATGCCTTTAAAGCACTGGATTACCTACAATGTAATGCGGTAAACCTGGTTTTTATGGATATTTCCATGCCGGATATTTCCGGTTTACAATTGATTAAAAGTCTCCCAGATCCTCCAATGGTTATTTTTACAACAGCTTTTAGTAATTATGCTGCCGAAAGTTATGAGGTGAACGCAGTTGACTACCTGATAAAGCCTATTGAATTTGATCGGTTTTTAATTGCCTGTAATAAGGCAAATGCTATTTACAAGAGGGAGATGAACCCTGAAAATGTTCCATCAGGTAAATTCATGATTATTAAAAGCGGGCATGAATCCTTTAAGATCAATTTTGAAGATGTTCAATACATTGAGGCAGAAGGTAACCTTGTGAATTTTGTAGCTAGCGACAAAAAGGTCGTTACAAGGCTATCCATAAAAGAAGTTTTGAAATTACTTCCGAAAGAACAGTTCATTCAAGTACACAGGTCTTTTATTATATCATTGTCTTATCTAAAAAAGTTTGAAAATCATCAGCTAATTGTGGCAGATAGGAGTATACCATTAGGTGGAATTTATAAACAGCAATTTATTGACCTTCTCAACGGAAATAAAACTAAATCAACATCATGA
- a CDS encoding serine hydrolase domain-containing protein: MRLALIYLILPIFFLSCSSSHHEFEGKNSEEAVILELDKIIAENLPKNRSISGAIVKGDKVIWSKAYGVSDLETQSKADTATIYRIGSISKPFTAFLMMLLVQDSIINLDDPVELYFPEIKRLKGYSDATKITFKQLASHTSGLVREPDLLKAASGPIEGWESKILAAIPTTSFESKPGEKFSYSNIGYGILGLALSKAAKKPFIELIEKRIFEPLNMNSSYFAVPKEKLSDLAAGIQDSDGEMDVKTPLLEHKGRGYKVPNGGIYSTPNDLAKFMIYNMGTSSNLVSGENLAMMQNEITGIGERNYYGIGFFVNKRDQLTVINHGGAVAGYTANFAFTRENKYGIILMRNYSQGEPDIWELPFELLEALNKVK, translated from the coding sequence ATGAGACTCGCACTGATCTATCTTATACTACCCATTTTTTTTTTAAGCTGCTCATCTTCCCATCATGAATTTGAAGGTAAAAATAGTGAGGAAGCAGTTATTCTGGAGCTTGATAAGATTATTGCAGAAAATTTACCCAAAAACAGAAGTATATCCGGGGCTATCGTCAAGGGGGATAAAGTCATCTGGTCGAAAGCATATGGAGTTTCTGATTTGGAGACTCAGTCTAAGGCAGACACGGCTACTATTTATCGTATTGGTTCAATTTCAAAACCATTTACTGCCTTTTTAATGATGCTTTTGGTACAGGATAGCATCATTAATCTGGATGATCCTGTTGAATTATATTTCCCGGAGATAAAAAGACTCAAAGGATATTCGGATGCTACAAAAATCACCTTCAAACAATTAGCTAGTCATACTTCCGGATTGGTGAGAGAACCAGATTTACTAAAGGCTGCTTCCGGCCCCATTGAAGGATGGGAGAGTAAAATTTTGGCAGCCATACCAACCACCTCCTTTGAATCTAAACCTGGCGAGAAGTTTAGCTATTCAAATATTGGATACGGGATTTTAGGATTGGCTCTTTCCAAAGCTGCAAAAAAGCCTTTCATTGAATTGATTGAGAAAAGGATTTTTGAGCCCTTGAATATGAATTCCAGTTACTTTGCTGTGCCTAAAGAAAAACTTTCAGATTTAGCAGCTGGGATTCAGGATTCTGATGGAGAGATGGATGTCAAAACGCCCCTGCTTGAGCATAAGGGGCGTGGATACAAAGTTCCTAATGGAGGCATATATTCTACTCCCAATGATTTGGCGAAATTCATGATATACAACATGGGGACTTCATCTAATCTTGTGTCAGGTGAAAATTTAGCAATGATGCAAAATGAAATAACTGGTATTGGGGAGCGGAATTATTATGGCATAGGATTTTTTGTTAATAAGAGAGACCAATTGACCGTAATAAATCACGGTGGGGCGGTTGCCGGGTATACCGCTAACTTTGCTTTTACAAGAGAGAATAAATATGGAATCATACTTATGAGGAACTATTCTCAAGGAGAACCTGATATTTGGGAACTACCCTTTGAATTATTAGAGGCTCTGAATAAAGTTAAGTAA
- a CDS encoding 4'-phosphopantetheinyl transferase family protein, with amino-acid sequence MKTYLKKIELLRAESSYSGALCIIESSLEELKGLAKGFLHLSEYEYFKTLQYEKRQHSYLLGRYCAKMALMQCLSCKDPSAIEIAPGVFQQPVVRHQGTENIQVSIAHGDSWATAIAFPEEHPMGIDIEAIATGNAQVIDEQLTAQERLLIRSSGLKAPLGEVLFWTVKEALAKTIRCGLMIPLEIIELKKFEEEKDFYLSYFTNFDQYKVQSYLIEGNALSIALPKNTKMQLTDLNI; translated from the coding sequence ATGAAAACCTATTTAAAAAAGATTGAATTGTTAAGGGCGGAAAGTAGCTATTCTGGTGCCTTATGTATCATTGAAAGCAGCCTCGAAGAACTGAAAGGTCTTGCAAAGGGTTTTCTGCATCTTTCAGAATATGAATATTTCAAAACGCTTCAGTATGAAAAACGTCAGCATAGTTATCTTTTAGGTCGTTATTGTGCAAAGATGGCTTTAATGCAATGTTTGTCCTGTAAAGATCCTTCGGCCATTGAAATTGCTCCTGGAGTGTTTCAGCAGCCAGTGGTCAGACATCAGGGAACAGAAAATATTCAGGTGAGCATTGCACATGGCGATTCCTGGGCTACCGCTATTGCTTTCCCCGAGGAACATCCGATGGGAATTGATATAGAAGCAATTGCGACAGGCAATGCGCAGGTAATCGACGAACAACTTACCGCTCAGGAGCGCTTACTGATAAGAAGTTCCGGACTCAAAGCTCCTCTTGGAGAGGTTTTATTCTGGACGGTAAAAGAAGCTTTAGCAAAAACCATCAGATGTGGGTTGATGATTCCTTTGGAAATTATTGAGCTGAAGAAATTCGAAGAAGAAAAAGATTTTTATCTTTCTTATTTTACAAACTTCGATCAGTATAAGGTACAGAGCTATCTGATTGAGGGAAATGCTTTATCAATTGCACTTCCAAAAAACACCAAAATGCAATTAACTGACCTCAATATTTAG
- a CDS encoding S41 family peptidase, producing MNYQYVYWDKESTDWNLVYKKYKPLFDQLGNSDEDKRKAATYFQQMTSGLTDNHFSISFNDGALSNLTVNPAYDRKIRSENFHSRFNYVEVVKTYLDPGFLSGKGNITKNGVPINVTSGTLNNNLLYFHCNFFALKKSYDSNNTQVKMVLDYFFSQLKQSTNPIKGVILDLRSNSGGEIIDLNFFAGKLVNKDITFGYARGKSGLGKLSYLPWLESRLKRDPTYETTIPVILLADNFSASLAEIMTLALKSPKNLVIGEQTYGATGAISDAAIFNSGSFELGNFASVTTSAVEFKGIDGTFYENVGITPDLYVPFNLQELARNKDLQLELAIRQFK from the coding sequence ATGAACTACCAATATGTTTATTGGGATAAAGAATCAACAGACTGGAACCTGGTGTATAAAAAGTATAAGCCTCTTTTTGATCAGCTTGGAAACAGCGATGAGGATAAAAGAAAAGCAGCGACCTATTTTCAACAGATGACCAGTGGTCTTACCGATAATCATTTCAGCATCAGCTTTAACGATGGGGCTTTAAGCAATTTAACCGTTAACCCGGCTTACGACAGGAAAATCAGATCTGAGAATTTTCATAGCAGGTTTAATTATGTGGAGGTGGTTAAAACCTATTTAGATCCCGGTTTCTTGTCGGGCAAAGGAAACATTACCAAAAACGGCGTGCCTATAAATGTTACTTCCGGTACCCTAAACAATAACCTGCTCTATTTTCATTGTAATTTTTTTGCACTTAAGAAATCCTATGATTCAAATAATACACAGGTAAAGATGGTGTTGGACTATTTCTTTTCCCAGCTTAAGCAAAGTACAAATCCCATAAAAGGAGTGATACTTGATTTGAGGAGCAACAGTGGGGGAGAAATTATTGATCTGAATTTTTTTGCGGGAAAACTCGTTAATAAAGACATCACATTTGGATACGCCAGGGGCAAAAGCGGACTCGGGAAATTAAGTTATCTGCCCTGGCTGGAGTCCAGATTGAAGCGTGACCCTACATATGAAACCACTATTCCTGTGATATTATTGGCAGATAATTTTTCCGCATCATTGGCTGAGATTATGACTCTTGCCTTAAAATCTCCAAAAAACCTGGTGATCGGTGAACAAACGTACGGTGCCACCGGGGCGATCTCTGACGCTGCAATTTTTAATTCCGGATCTTTCGAGCTGGGAAACTTTGCATCGGTAACCACATCGGCAGTAGAATTCAAAGGTATAGATGGAACGTTTTATGAGAATGTGGGCATTACTCCTGATTTGTATGTTCCATTTAACCTTCAGGAATTAGCCCGGAATAAAGATCTTCAACTGGAATTAGCCATACGTCAATTTAAATAA
- a CDS encoding porin family protein: MTIKKLRYILTVLTVMYASTAIAQLNIGVDAGISYNKLQVEMADDEIRLSKNSGYIVNVNIDQKINKWLAIEVSPGLIQKNYRVENKNNIYQNVTNTYLHLPITAKYEMKVLKKINLSAALGAYYAYWIESTMEGVAPNVFELSTNPEGNETVRLERIKSNYRFNAKQDNRSEFGWVAKIGLDYRVLKNVSATIKGHFYQSITDQQKRVSEIHAQKYNQTTALTIGGVYHFQ, from the coding sequence ATGACCATTAAAAAATTACGCTATATATTGACCGTGTTAACTGTGATGTATGCAAGCACGGCCATTGCTCAACTGAACATCGGTGTTGATGCCGGGATATCCTATAATAAACTGCAGGTTGAAATGGCAGATGATGAAATACGCCTGTCAAAGAATAGTGGTTATATCGTCAATGTTAATATCGATCAAAAGATTAATAAATGGCTTGCGATAGAAGTTTCTCCAGGCTTGATACAAAAGAACTACAGGGTTGAAAACAAGAATAATATCTATCAAAACGTAACTAATACTTATCTGCATTTGCCCATCACCGCAAAATATGAGATGAAAGTTTTAAAAAAAATAAATCTATCCGCGGCTTTAGGCGCTTATTATGCATATTGGATAGAAAGCACGATGGAAGGGGTTGCGCCTAATGTTTTTGAACTTTCAACCAATCCGGAAGGAAATGAAACCGTTAGGTTGGAGCGGATTAAATCGAACTATAGATTTAATGCGAAACAGGATAACAGGTCTGAATTTGGCTGGGTTGCCAAAATTGGATTGGACTATAGGGTCTTAAAAAATGTTTCTGCCACTATAAAAGGACATTTTTATCAATCGATTACTGATCAGCAAAAACGGGTATCTGAGATACATGCCCAAAAGTACAACCAAACCACAGCGCTGACCATAGGGGGTGTTTATCATTTTCAATAA
- a CDS encoding alpha/beta fold hydrolase: MKQLMAIIIFTFSVAIGKGKSIIKKNTARIDTTEVVTIGGIKQFIKLQGADQARPLLLFLHGGPGTSLIPVADTFTDKLREKFVVVQWDQREVGETLKLNSSPEKLSLALVQKDTHELIRYLLKKFNQKKLFLASHSFGSMLGFNIADKHPELLHAYIPISGIIDQRKSEKLTIEMLINWAGETKNESAIRELTLVKLPFDDQDDLFYAQKWLFIHNGVDFAKKEDFKAKYYNWLATWFPMWKTAVANNLFKTLPALKCPVYFIEGNGDQQKSHYLVEDYYKFLKAPKKGLFWFEESGHTVFNTEPEKLQQVIIEKILPATLQ, from the coding sequence ATGAAACAATTAATGGCGATCATTATCTTCACTTTTTCCGTTGCAATTGGAAAGGGTAAATCGATAATAAAGAAAAATACAGCCAGAATTGATACGACAGAAGTGGTCACGATCGGAGGAATAAAGCAATTCATAAAACTTCAGGGAGCAGACCAGGCCAGGCCATTACTGCTGTTTCTTCATGGAGGTCCCGGAACTTCATTGATCCCCGTTGCTGATACATTTACCGATAAACTTAGGGAGAAATTTGTAGTCGTTCAATGGGACCAAAGAGAGGTTGGGGAAACCTTAAAACTAAACTCTTCTCCTGAAAAGCTCTCTCTTGCCCTGGTTCAAAAAGATACCCACGAATTGATCCGGTATCTGCTTAAAAAGTTTAATCAAAAAAAGCTGTTTCTGGCTTCGCATTCTTTTGGTTCAATGTTGGGATTTAATATAGCGGATAAACATCCCGAATTACTGCATGCTTATATCCCAATCAGTGGAATTATAGATCAAAGAAAAAGTGAGAAGTTAACGATAGAGATGCTGATCAATTGGGCTGGAGAAACAAAGAATGAAAGCGCTATAAGAGAGCTTACCCTGGTGAAGCTTCCGTTTGATGACCAGGATGATCTTTTTTATGCTCAAAAATGGTTATTTATACATAATGGTGTTGATTTTGCGAAAAAGGAAGACTTTAAAGCTAAATATTATAATTGGTTGGCCACCTGGTTTCCGATGTGGAAGACTGCAGTAGCCAATAATCTTTTCAAAACACTGCCTGCACTGAAATGTCCCGTTTATTTTATAGAAGGGAATGGCGACCAGCAGAAATCTCATTATCTGGTGGAAGATTATTATAAGTTTTTAAAAGCGCCAAAGAAAGGGCTGTTCTGGTTTGAGGAATCCGGACATACGGTTTTCAATACTGAACCGGAGAAGCTACAACAGGTAATCATAGAAAAGATATTACCAGCAACACTCCAATAA
- a CDS encoding helix-turn-helix transcriptional regulator, which yields MQNRIRLYRKEKGLTQMEFAKILNLTPYKFRSLENGKVLPSQEMAMKMVEILEVTIEDVFFIEETQR from the coding sequence ATGCAAAATCGAATTCGGCTCTATCGCAAGGAAAAAGGGCTCACACAAATGGAATTTGCTAAAATACTTAACCTAACTCCATATAAATTCCGTAGCTTGGAGAATGGAAAAGTATTGCCGTCTCAGGAAATGGCGATGAAGATGGTGGAAATACTTGAAGTAACCATCGAAGATGTTTTCTTTATTGAAGAAACTCAACGTTGA
- the porV gene encoding type IX secretion system outer membrane channel protein PorV: protein MNVKSIVIILGLGLWINPALLQLKAQVNPQVQTNGSKATNVVTAVPFLLIVPDARTGGMGDAGVASLPDVNALAVNPSKVAFLEKKYGVSASYSPWLNRLKADINLAYLSGYYKVSDQNTLAASLRYFSIGKVQLFDNNQQDLGFYSPNEFAVDFSFARRFGETFSLGTAVRYIRSNLSSGRFTSGLDSKAGNALAVDASAYLRKPTHFFGKDALLAFGLNLSNIGTKMSYSDAADKLFLPTNLKLGGASTFYLDEMNQITFALDFNKLLVPTQPVYDNDGKIVKGKDPNISVPAGIFGSFGDAPGGMTEELKEWSIGTGLEYTYNRQLALRCGYFYENPDKGDRRYFTLGGGFNYQSLQIDLAYMLAETKNSPLANTLRFSLTFSPQILEKNDKKK, encoded by the coding sequence ATGAACGTTAAATCTATAGTAATTATTCTTGGGCTTGGTTTATGGATAAACCCTGCATTACTACAGTTAAAAGCACAGGTTAATCCCCAGGTTCAGACCAATGGAAGCAAAGCTACAAACGTGGTTACTGCTGTTCCTTTTTTACTGATCGTCCCTGATGCACGTACCGGAGGAATGGGAGATGCGGGGGTGGCCAGTCTGCCCGATGTCAACGCCTTAGCGGTTAACCCTTCAAAAGTAGCCTTTTTAGAAAAGAAATATGGCGTTTCCGCATCTTATAGCCCATGGCTGAACCGCTTAAAAGCAGATATAAATCTGGCTTATCTGAGCGGTTATTATAAAGTAAGCGACCAAAATACCCTGGCCGCGTCATTACGGTATTTTTCTATTGGTAAAGTCCAGTTATTTGACAATAACCAGCAGGACCTGGGTTTCTATAGTCCAAATGAATTTGCTGTTGATTTCAGCTTTGCAAGAAGGTTCGGAGAAACATTTTCACTGGGTACTGCGGTAAGGTACATCCGGTCAAACCTAAGTTCCGGAAGGTTCACTTCTGGTCTGGATAGTAAAGCAGGTAATGCGCTCGCGGTTGATGCCTCGGCCTATCTGAGGAAACCAACTCATTTCTTTGGTAAAGATGCTTTGCTGGCCTTTGGGTTAAACCTCTCTAACATCGGAACAAAAATGAGTTACAGCGATGCTGCAGATAAACTTTTTCTTCCTACCAATCTTAAGCTGGGAGGGGCTTCTACTTTTTATCTCGATGAGATGAACCAGATTACATTTGCGCTGGACTTTAACAAACTGCTGGTACCTACTCAACCGGTTTACGACAATGATGGAAAGATTGTTAAAGGTAAGGATCCCAATATATCGGTACCTGCAGGAATCTTCGGCTCCTTTGGAGATGCTCCTGGAGGGATGACCGAAGAATTAAAAGAATGGAGTATCGGGACGGGATTGGAATATACCTATAACCGTCAGCTGGCCTTACGCTGTGGCTATTTTTATGAAAACCCGGATAAAGGAGATCGTCGATATTTTACGCTTGGAGGAGGATTTAACTATCAGTCTTTACAGATAGACCTGGCTTATATGCTCGCGGAAACTAAAAATAGCCCGCTCGCAAATACCCTTAGATTCAGTCTGACTTTCAGTCCGCAAATTTTGGAAAAAAATGACAAAAAAAAGTAA